The sequence below is a genomic window from Dyadobacter chenwenxiniae.
TTCAGAATGGGAAACGGTTGAAAGCCTGCGCGCTTTGATCGTAGAACACGTGGACCCCGATTTCACAGTTTAATTTTTCTTGAATGATACCTTACGGAAAGCAAAATATAACGGAGGAAGACATTAAAGTTGTCACCGACGTATTGAGATCCGATTATCTGACTCAGGGACCCAATATTCAGCAATTCGAGACTGCGTTTGCTGAATATGTAGGTGCTAAATATGCAGTTGCAGTGGCAAATGGCACAGCCGCCTTGCATTTATGCACGCTTGCCTTGGGTGTAAACCCGGGCGATAAAGTGATCACTACCCCCCTCACGTTTGCTGCTTCTGCGAATTGCATACGTTATTGCGGCGGCGAGGTTGTATTTGCAGATATCGATCCTTCGAGTTATCTGATTGATATACACGCTGTCCGTACCTTGTTGGAAAATGCCCCCAGAGGAACTTATAAAGGAATTATTCCGGTTGATTTTGCTGGCAATGCGGTCAATTTGGAAGCTTTTAAACTTCTGGCGGACGAATACGATCTTTGGATTATTGAAGATGCCTGCCATGCGCCAGGAGGTTTTTTTACTGATTCGGCAGGCAATAATCAGTTTTGCGGAAACAGCAATTTTGCGGATCTGGCCATCTTCAGCTTTCATCCGGTGAAACATATTGCTTGTGGAGAAGGCGGAATGATTACTACCAATGATTTGGCGTTATATCAGAAACTGCTCTCACTCAGGACACATGGAATTGTAAAGTCGA
It includes:
- the pseC gene encoding UDP-4-amino-4,6-dideoxy-N-acetyl-beta-L-altrosamine transaminase, producing MIPYGKQNITEEDIKVVTDVLRSDYLTQGPNIQQFETAFAEYVGAKYAVAVANGTAALHLCTLALGVNPGDKVITTPLTFAASANCIRYCGGEVVFADIDPSSYLIDIHAVRTLLENAPRGTYKGIIPVDFAGNAVNLEAFKLLADEYDLWIIEDACHAPGGFFTDSAGNNQFCGNSNFADLAIFSFHPVKHIACGEGGMITTNDLALYQKLLSLRTHGIVKSTDLYVNSIELAGGLEQYPGWYMEMQTLGYNYRLTDFQAALGVSQLKRANAGLEKRRAIAATYQAAFSDKAFVHGQSGVVSGHAYHLYIIEVEDRLGLYNHLRGKDIFAQIHYIPCHLMPYYQSLGWKVGDMPNAEAYYQGCISLPMYPTLTEEEQSFVIDAVNEYYKHG